The Bacteroidota bacterium genomic sequence TTTCTGTTTCGGAAGTGAGCAGGAACAAATCGGCAATGCCGATAATTTTTTCCACACCGGTTACTTTTCCGAGCGAATGAATATCTCCGCACGTGTCTAATTGTTTGCAGAGGGCATCAATGTTTTTTCGTTCGGGACCATCGCCAATCAAAATAAGTTTTGAAGGAATTTGTTTTCTCACTTTATCAAACACGCGCAGCACATCTTCCACCCGTTTCACTTTTCTGAAATTAGAAACGTGCAGCAGGATTTTTTCTCCGTAAGGCGCGTATGTTTTTCTTTTCTCTTCGCGCTTTTCCACTGCGTATTCTTCTGCGCAAATAAAATTCGGAATCACGTGAATTTCTTTTTTCACCGGGAAATATTTCAGCGTATCGTCTTTCAGCGATTGAGAAACTGCAGTTACTGCATCGCTTTGGTTGATGGAAAAAGTAATCACGGGTTCAAAGGCAGGGTCTTTGCCAATCAGCGTAATGTCCGTTCCGTGAAGCGTGGTAATTACTTTCACGTTTATGTTTTGCGATGCGAGCACCTGCTTTGCCATGTAGGCAGCGCTTGCGTGCGGAATGGCATAATGCACGTGCAGCAAATCGAGTTTATATTTTTTCACCACTTCAGTAAGTTTGCTCGACAAAATAATTTCATAGGGAGAATAATCAAACAGAGGATAATCGAGCACGGCAACTTCGTGGAAAAAAATGTTTTTTAAATTTTTTTCTAACCGCACAGGGCGGCTGTAAGAAATGAAATGCACTTCGTTTCCTTTTTCCGCCAGCGCTTTGCCGAGTTCAGTGGCAACCACTCCGCTTCCGCCATAGGTGGGATAACAAACAATTCCGATGTTCATACTGCGAAGATATAAATGTGATGCCACTAAAGTTTTCTTTTTAGATTTGCCGAACAATTTAACGCAACCGGAATGAAAAAAATATTTTTTACGCTCACTGCAATTTCTTTAATCAGTTTCCTGAATGCGCAATCATTTGAAAAAGGGAACCGGAATGTTGATGTGAATCTTGGGCTGGGTATTTTTAACACTTCGGTGAAGGACAATCAAAGCACTGCCGACACTGCTTCAAAAGGAAAAGCGGGCGCAGTTGTTCTTGCTCCTTCCATGGAATGGGCGGTGGGAAAAAGAATTTCAATCGGAGGCGCATTGGTATACAGCAGTTATTTATCGCAAAAAGATTCCCTCGGGCAAAAACCAAAAGCAAAAGGACTTGACGGTGTTTTTATTTTCAATTTTCATTTTATCAAAAGCAAAAGAGTGGATATGTTCACGGGAATAAAACTCGGCTTAGCGGGGTTTCGCCTGAATCCGGATGACGGAACCGGAAACATTTACGGTTCCATGGGAAGCGCGTTTGATTTTCATATTGCCGGAAGATTTTATGTGTCGGATAAAATCGGGATTATTGCCAATCTTGGGTTTCCTTCTTATACTTTTAAAAAGTTTGGCGATAACCTCACCGATACGTTCACGCTTAAATTCAAAGGATTTTATATTGGAACGGGTGTGGCAATTAAGTTGGGCGGAAAACAAAGCGCCAGCAGCACTGCGGGAGGGAAATGATTTTATTATACTCCGAAAGAAAAGCAAGCAGAAACTTTTTTATGGCGTTTTAACCGTTGATGGAAACGGTGATGTGATTCTGGTGCCGGACGGAACGGGCGAAGAAAAAATTCTTGCCCTTGAAAAACGAGTGGAAGCATTGGAAAATAAACTGAACACGTTGCTTGCAAGTAATAAATAATTTATGTATGCTTGTACTCTCATTCGTATAACCGCTCTTGTATGAATGAATAACTCTACTCAAAAATATTTTTCCTTCCATTGTTGGGCTGCTGCTCACTGCCAACTGCCTACCGCTGTTTGTTCCTTTCCTGCTGTTTTGCAGTTTTCCCTTTTCGTATTTTTCGTACTCTTTCGCTTTTCGCTGATTGCTCAAAACCTTGTGCCCAATCCATCCTTTGAGCAGTTTGATACTTGCCCATACAATGGTGGTCAAATTAATTATGTTAAATACTGGTATAATCCTACGCCTTACGCTTCACCAGATTATTTTAATGCTTGCGGAACTCTTGGTTATAATGTTCCAAATAGTTATTTAGGTTATCAAACTGCAAAATCAGGGATTGCTTATGCAGGGATTGTTACCTATACAAAAAACTCATTATTCCCTGCTGGTGATAATTACAGAGAATATATTTCAATCGCTCTAAATGACACATTAAGAGGGGGACATAGATATTGTTTATCATTTTACGTCAGCAAAGCAGATACAGCACAATATATTGCTAATGATATAGGGGGACATTTTTCCATTTCTCCTGATACAAATTCTACAACTCAAAACACTGTTTTGCCTTTTATACCTCAGGTAAGTAATCCCTCAAACAATACCCTTTCAAATGATACGGGCTGGACAGAAATTTCAGGTTCGTTTATTGCATCAGGAGGAGAAAAATATTTGACAATTGGAAATTTTAAAGATAGTTCTTCTACAACTGCATCGTATGTTGGTGGTCCATCTTGGATGTATTATGGCTATTATTATATTGATGATATTACTGTGGTGTTATGCGATTCATTAAATGGAATTACTGAAACGGGTTTTATTCCCAAGATAAATATTTACCCAAATATTTCGCAAGGTCTTTATAATGTTGAATCAAATTTTTTACTTCATGAGATTTCAGTTCATAATTTATATGGACATACAGTATATCAAAAAAAAAATATTTCATCAAATAAAACAATTATAGATATAGAAAGTGTAGATGCAGGAATGTATGTTATTACGGTTTATGCAAATAATAATTATTCTTTTTCAGAAAAAGTCATTAAAATAAATTAATCCGATTTTATTAACCTTTAAACTTTACTACACATGAAAACACTAATTACTAAAGCAAAAGCAGTAATAATGTTTATTGCCCTTTATGTTACTGTAAACGCACAGGTGATTGACTTACAAAATGTGCCTGGTCAGCGATGGGGTCGATTAAATCCTGCCCCGGGATTCAATGCTTGGGCATTAGGAATTGGAAATTTCAACTCTCCTACTTCTCCTGCATCTGCATTACATGTAAATACAAATTTAATTCCAACACCTTATTACGGAGCAGGCGAGGTCTTCCGCACAGAATGCCCGGCAGGAATTGCAACTTATTGGCGAATGTTTCAAGGTACGAATCCGGTTGGTCGTATTTATTACGACCCAACTTTGGGAACTTTTAATGATTTAACAATTGAAGCAGCATTTAAAAACGAAAATATATTATTTAAGACAAATACTTTTAGCAGAATGATTATAAGAGATGGCGCAATACCAGCCACAGATGGTTTTATCGGCATTGGTTCAAATTTTTATTTGCCCCAGTCACTATTACATTTAGATAATACGCTTGCCACTTCTAACAATTATATTCAATTTACAAATGGGGCAAGCACTACTCCTTATACGGTCAATAGCGGTATGCGAATTGGGCTTGCACAAAACAGTACAACAGCCGAAATTCGTCAGGAAGAAAACGCGCCTATTGATGTTTATACTTTTGGCTCACAAAAAATGAGATTGAATGCTGATAATTCCGTAAATGGATATGGTATTAATGGTTATTCTGTAGGGACTACAAGCGTAACAGTAAATACCTCTGGGTATTTGCTCATAAGCCCGAAAAATACTCCAGTAAATAATACAGGAGGCCCTAAAATATATACAAGAGGCGCATTTTCACTTTTACATTTAAATGATGGAAATGGAGTCGGTACTTTTGTACAGGATTTCGGTTTTCGCCCATGGATGAAATGTGGTATAACATTCACAAGTAATAACGACCTGATGTACGTTGGACATAAAAGCAATGGTAAAGACATTACAGACGCAGTATTTCAATGGAGCGATAATCTTCAAAATGCACCGAATGGCCCAGATGTTTTAAAATTTGTTTTCACAGGAGGAAGTACTGCGCCCAGCAATACAAATACAAATCCTCTTGACCCTAACAGTATGGATGGTTTAGAACTTATGCGAATGGTAGTGCAATCAAATACTGTTACTCCTACTTTGGATAATTATGGTAAGATAGGCATAGGTCCATTATTTACGAACGCATTACCTCCTGCAAGGAGATTAGAAGTGCACGATGGAAGGACAGGTAATCCTCAACTTCGTTTATCTTATCAACTTGATCCCAACCCAAGTTTAGGAATATGGACAGATTTCCAAACAACTTCAAATGGTGATTTGGCAATTCTTCCTTTCAATTCAACATTTACTACTACTATTTTACAACCAAGATTCGTTGGCATTCAAACTACAACTCCGGGCAATACGGTTGAAATAAATTCTCCTGTAACTTCTTCAGTTACTCCAACGCCTGCACTTACTGCTAATACAACAACCGGCTATCTTGCTCCGAATACACTTGGAGGAACTGGCATGAGCGGTTTGCGGTTTACCGATTTAACTTCTGCTTCTACTCCTATTCCAACTGCCTCCTTTGTCCCTACAGGATTTTTAACGGTTGACAACAACGGTGATGTTATTCTGGTGCCGGGGGGCAGAGGCGGTGGAATTGGTTTATGTACTGCTCCTATTGCTACAACAAACATTGCTGGCGATTCAAGAATCGGGTTAAACAACTTCAATGTTTTTTTTGATGGAAATGGCGCAGGCGCAGCATTTAATAATGTGCTTATAGGTAAACCTTGTTCTCTTCTTCCTCAGGCAAAATTAGATGTATTGCAAAGTTCTGGAAGCACGAATACAATTGGAATTAATATTCTAAATACCGATGTCTCTTCAGGAATAAAAGGAAGCCCTCAACCTGTTATAGGTATTAAAAGCAAAATGCCTCCACCTTCTAATCAATTTTATCAAGTCGCTGGTTGGTTTGAAACTCCTCCCGACCAGTATGCGATTTTTGTTCCAGCAGGAGCAGGAAAAAATGTTGACGGAGGTACTGTTGATATTGGATACTCTTTTAATACTGATATTCCAGATTTCATTTTGGATGTCAGCAAACTGGCGCGTATTGCCGGAACAACCGTTGGATCGGATTCTATTTTGAAAACAGATGTTTCTCCTTTCAATGCTGGATTAAATGTTATTCGCAATCTTAATCCTAAGTTTTATCATTATAATGGCAAAGGCGGTTTTGATACGCAGCATCAGTATATAGGTGTAATGGCTCAGGAGGTTGCATCTGTTGCACCATATGCTGTTGATTCATCATTTCAAAAATTAGATTCTTCAGATACTGCGCCTACGCAAATATTGAATGTGTACAACGAAGCCATCATGTACACCTCGCTCAACGCCATTAAGCAACTTGACAGCGCGGTAACTGTTTTGGAAAACGCACCCACAGGAATTAGCGGCACCGGAACAACAAACTTTATCACCAAATGGAGCGGGGCAAACTCTGTTACTGCCAGTCAGATGTTCGATAACGGAACCAATGTGGGAGTGGGCACTTCTTCTCCTCAAAATAAATTTGATGTAGTGCGCGGTGCTGCGGGAGTAATGGGAAAAGCAACCTATGAATCAGCATCCATTGAAAGAAATGGCGACACAAAAATGGGAATTTACTCTTCTACATCAAATACAGGCGATGGCGCATCACTCACTTTTGGTTTCACCAATCTTAATGAAACATCAGGTCTTTACCCCGGTTTTGAAATGCAAGAATTATACAGTAGCAATCCTTCGCAGAATATTATGCGGTTTAATTCCATCAGCAGAACATCTGGTGGTTCGGTTGTTTCTGCCAATCCTAATATTTTGAATATTCTTGGAAATGGAAATATTGGTATTGGAACAAGTAATCCGAGCGAACGCTTGCATGTTGTAGGAAATATTCTTGCTACTGGTACTATTACTCAAAACTCTGATGCAGCGCTTAAACAAAATGTGGATTCTATCAGCAATGCTTTGCAAATTATTGCTCAACTTAAACCTCATTCATTCAACTTCGATACTGCTCAATATTCATATATGGGTTTGCCAAGTGGAAAACAATATGGAATCATTGCACAGGAAGCAGAGTCGATATTGCCGGAAATAGTTCATCAATCTGTTTTTCCTGAAATGAAAGATTATAACGGCAATTCACTGAATCCCGAAACACATTATAAAACGGTGAACTATACTGCTCTTATTCCAATTTTAATTCAGGCATTCAAAGAAGAACGTGCAAGCAAGGATTCTCTGAGAAATCAATTAAACGCTTTGCAGGCAATCGTAAATAATTGCTGCTCTTCAAATACAAAAACTACCGGAAACAATTCTTCAACTTCACAGGTTGATGTAAATCTTGCTTCTAAAAAAATTGTGCTTGACCAGAATTCTCCGAATCCATTCAAAGAAAATACAACCATCA encodes the following:
- the bshA gene encoding N-acetyl-alpha-D-glucosaminyl L-malate synthase BshA, producing MNIGIVCYPTYGGSGVVATELGKALAEKGNEVHFISYSRPVRLEKNLKNIFFHEVAVLDYPLFDYSPYEIILSSKLTEVVKKYKLDLLHVHYAIPHASAAYMAKQVLASQNINVKVITTLHGTDITLIGKDPAFEPVITFSINQSDAVTAVSQSLKDDTLKYFPVKKEIHVIPNFICAEEYAVEKREEKRKTYAPYGEKILLHVSNFRKVKRVEDVLRVFDKVRKQIPSKLILIGDGPERKNIDALCKQLDTCGDIHSLGKVTGVEKIIGIADLFLLTSETESFGLAALEAMAAKVPVISTNTGGIPEVNIHNFSGMLSNVGDVDEMAKNALFILTDEKTHKKFSENAFEQAKKFSIEKILPMYEKMYEGLLKDIE
- a CDS encoding T9SS type A sorting domain-containing protein, whose translation is MNNSTQKYFSFHCWAAAHCQLPTAVCSFPAVLQFSLFVFFVLFRFSLIAQNLVPNPSFEQFDTCPYNGGQINYVKYWYNPTPYASPDYFNACGTLGYNVPNSYLGYQTAKSGIAYAGIVTYTKNSLFPAGDNYREYISIALNDTLRGGHRYCLSFYVSKADTAQYIANDIGGHFSISPDTNSTTQNTVLPFIPQVSNPSNNTLSNDTGWTEISGSFIASGGEKYLTIGNFKDSSSTTASYVGGPSWMYYGYYYIDDITVVLCDSLNGITETGFIPKINIYPNISQGLYNVESNFLLHEISVHNLYGHTVYQKKNISSNKTIIDIESVDAGMYVITVYANNNYSFSEKVIKIN
- a CDS encoding tail fiber domain-containing protein, encoding MKTLITKAKAVIMFIALYVTVNAQVIDLQNVPGQRWGRLNPAPGFNAWALGIGNFNSPTSPASALHVNTNLIPTPYYGAGEVFRTECPAGIATYWRMFQGTNPVGRIYYDPTLGTFNDLTIEAAFKNENILFKTNTFSRMIIRDGAIPATDGFIGIGSNFYLPQSLLHLDNTLATSNNYIQFTNGASTTPYTVNSGMRIGLAQNSTTAEIRQEENAPIDVYTFGSQKMRLNADNSVNGYGINGYSVGTTSVTVNTSGYLLISPKNTPVNNTGGPKIYTRGAFSLLHLNDGNGVGTFVQDFGFRPWMKCGITFTSNNDLMYVGHKSNGKDITDAVFQWSDNLQNAPNGPDVLKFVFTGGSTAPSNTNTNPLDPNSMDGLELMRMVVQSNTVTPTLDNYGKIGIGPLFTNALPPARRLEVHDGRTGNPQLRLSYQLDPNPSLGIWTDFQTTSNGDLAILPFNSTFTTTILQPRFVGIQTTTPGNTVEINSPVTSSVTPTPALTANTTTGYLAPNTLGGTGMSGLRFTDLTSASTPIPTASFVPTGFLTVDNNGDVILVPGGRGGGIGLCTAPIATTNIAGDSRIGLNNFNVFFDGNGAGAAFNNVLIGKPCSLLPQAKLDVLQSSGSTNTIGINILNTDVSSGIKGSPQPVIGIKSKMPPPSNQFYQVAGWFETPPDQYAIFVPAGAGKNVDGGTVDIGYSFNTDIPDFILDVSKLARIAGTTVGSDSILKTDVSPFNAGLNVIRNLNPKFYHYNGKGGFDTQHQYIGVMAQEVASVAPYAVDSSFQKLDSSDTAPTQILNVYNEAIMYTSLNAIKQLDSAVTVLENAPTGISGTGTTNFITKWSGANSVTASQMFDNGTNVGVGTSSPQNKFDVVRGAAGVMGKATYESASIERNGDTKMGIYSSTSNTGDGASLTFGFTNLNETSGLYPGFEMQELYSSNPSQNIMRFNSISRTSGGSVVSANPNILNILGNGNIGIGTSNPSERLHVVGNILATGTITQNSDAALKQNVDSISNALQIIAQLKPHSFNFDTAQYSYMGLPSGKQYGIIAQEAESILPEIVHQSVFPEMKDYNGNSLNPETHYKTVNYTALIPILIQAFKEERASKDSLRNQLNALQAIVNNCCSSNTKTTGNNSSTSQVDVNLASKKIVLDQNSPNPFKENTTITYFIPKDANDVKIIFTDMSGEIIKEVAITEKGKGQLNVYASDLSSGIYTYSIVADGMTLDTKKMLKSK